A DNA window from Thermococcus sp. 4557 contains the following coding sequences:
- the hmgA gene encoding hydroxymethylglutaryl-CoA reductase (NADPH) gives MNVEELVEKVASGEIKLHQVEKYTNGDKRLATEIRRRALEKKFGVSLENIGHYSIDPERVIGKNIENMIGVVQIPMGVAGPLKINGEYAKGEFYIPLATTEGALVASVNRGCSALTAAGGVKTTIIDDKMTRAPLLKCPDARRAREVAEWVKANIDYLQEKAVSKVTRHGKLRDVKPYIVGNNLYLRFEFETGDAMGMNMVTISSEEIMKVIEEHFPDVRYLALSGNLCVDKKPNAMNFINGRGKTVIAEAIIPREIVEKKLKTTPELIAEVNYRKNLVGSAQAGSYGFNAHFANIVGAIFLATGQDEAQITEGSHGITLAEVTSEGDLYISVTMPSLEIGTVGGGTRVPTQREALSIMGVAGGGDPPGTNAKKFAEIIAGAVLAGELSLLAAIAAKHLAKAHAELGR, from the coding sequence ATGAACGTGGAGGAACTTGTGGAGAAAGTAGCCAGCGGAGAGATAAAGCTCCACCAGGTCGAGAAGTATACAAACGGCGATAAGAGGCTTGCCACGGAGATAAGGCGCCGCGCTCTGGAGAAGAAGTTCGGTGTGAGCCTTGAGAACATAGGGCACTACTCGATAGACCCCGAGAGGGTCATAGGAAAGAACATCGAGAACATGATAGGCGTCGTTCAGATACCGATGGGCGTTGCTGGACCGCTCAAAATCAACGGCGAGTACGCGAAGGGTGAATTCTACATCCCACTCGCCACCACGGAGGGAGCGCTCGTTGCGAGCGTCAACCGCGGCTGTTCGGCCCTCACCGCCGCTGGAGGCGTTAAGACCACCATAATCGACGACAAGATGACCCGCGCGCCGCTCCTCAAGTGCCCCGACGCGAGGCGCGCCAGGGAAGTTGCCGAGTGGGTCAAGGCCAACATCGACTACCTCCAGGAGAAGGCCGTCAGCAAGGTCACCAGACACGGGAAGCTGAGGGACGTTAAACCCTACATCGTCGGCAACAACCTCTACCTTAGGTTTGAGTTCGAGACCGGCGATGCCATGGGCATGAACATGGTGACGATATCGAGCGAGGAGATAATGAAGGTCATCGAGGAGCACTTTCCGGACGTTAGGTACCTCGCCCTCTCGGGCAACCTGTGTGTGGACAAGAAGCCAAACGCTATGAACTTCATCAACGGCCGCGGAAAGACTGTCATTGCCGAGGCTATAATCCCGCGCGAGATAGTTGAGAAGAAGCTGAAGACGACCCCGGAGCTCATAGCTGAGGTCAACTACCGGAAGAACCTCGTCGGTTCGGCTCAGGCCGGTTCCTACGGCTTCAACGCCCACTTTGCCAACATAGTCGGTGCTATTTTCCTTGCCACCGGGCAGGACGAGGCCCAGATCACCGAGGGCTCGCACGGCATAACCCTGGCAGAGGTTACCTCGGAGGGTGACCTCTACATAAGCGTCACCATGCCGAGCCTTGAGATTGGAACCGTCGGCGGAGGAACGCGCGTTCCGACCCAGAGGGAAGCCCTGAGCATAATGGGCGTTGCCGGTGGAGGAGACCCGCCTGGAACCAACGCCAAGAAGTTCGCGGAGATAATAGCGGGCGCCGTCCTCGCAGGGGAACTCTCCCTCTTGGCGGCAATAGCGGCGAAGCACCTGGCAAAGGCCCACGCCGAGCTGGGGCGTTAA
- the truA gene encoding tRNA pseudouridine(38-40) synthase TruA translates to MRFALRIAYDGTAFYGFQRQPDVRTVEGELIRALSKLGIIRDAESSNFKGASRTDRGVSAIFNVVAFDVASRPDLVRAEVLNHHLRDLWVLGVAEVPDDFHPRFQARSKTYRYYLVDEGFNERDMRECAALFVGEHDFSAFSRLEPGRDPIRELLRVDVIRRQGYYIIEIEGKSFLWEMARRIVNAVRLCGLGLMESREVEGMLEGEYNKKVPPAPPEGLILWHMEYPDVKFQADERGIKKAKRDLFERYSRALTRAALFGDALLEL, encoded by the coding sequence ATGAGGTTTGCACTTAGAATAGCGTACGATGGCACAGCGTTCTACGGCTTTCAGAGGCAGCCCGATGTCAGAACCGTTGAAGGGGAGCTGATAAGGGCCCTATCGAAGCTCGGAATAATAAGGGACGCCGAGAGCTCGAACTTTAAGGGGGCCTCGAGGACGGATAGGGGAGTTTCCGCCATCTTCAACGTCGTGGCCTTTGACGTCGCCTCAAGGCCTGACCTCGTTCGCGCTGAGGTTCTCAACCACCACCTCAGGGACCTCTGGGTTCTCGGGGTTGCCGAGGTTCCGGACGACTTCCACCCCCGGTTCCAGGCAAGGTCAAAGACCTACCGCTACTACCTGGTTGACGAGGGCTTCAATGAGCGCGATATGAGGGAGTGCGCGGCGCTCTTCGTTGGCGAACATGACTTTTCTGCATTCTCCCGGCTCGAACCCGGCAGGGACCCGATCAGAGAGCTCCTCCGGGTTGATGTCATCAGGCGCCAAGGCTACTACATCATCGAAATCGAGGGCAAAAGCTTCCTGTGGGAGATGGCTAGGAGGATAGTCAACGCAGTCCGTCTCTGCGGCCTCGGGCTGATGGAAAGCCGCGAGGTTGAGGGAATGCTCGAGGGGGAGTACAACAAAAAGGTCCCGCCCGCGCCCCCCGAGGGGCTCATACTCTGGCATATGGAATACCCGGACGTGAAGTTCCAGGCGGATGAAAGGGGAATCAAAAAAGCAAAACGCGACCTATTCGAGCGCTACTCAAGAGCGCTTACGAGGGCGGCCCTTTTTGGTGACGCTCTCCTCGAGCTTTGA
- the gatE gene encoding Glu-tRNA(Gln) amidotransferase subunit GatE — protein MTEKFNYEELGLKVGLEIHRQLDTKRLFSPVPSEMSDEVDFTFQRRLRPTISELGEIDPAALEEFKKGKTYIYEGNYRLADLVYMDEEPPHMPDEEALRVSLQISYLLNATPVDEVHFMRKIVIDGSNVSGFQRTAIIAMNGKVDTPWGSVGIPTICLEEDACRIVERGEKEVIYRLDRLGIPLVEISTTPDIHHPEQAKVVAKYIGDALRATRKVKRGLGTIRQDLNVSIRGGARVEIKGVQELDMIPLIIEREIERQVNLLKIREELRNRGVRPDDITEEFHDVTEIFQNTGSKIIARTVKKGGKVLAVKLPKFRGLIGKEIQPGRRLGTEMADRAKKYVKGIFHIDELPNYGITELEVNAVIEKLGLGEKDAFVLVAAEEETAKNALREVLQRAREAIEGVPEETRRALPDGNTQYMRPLPGKARMYPETDIPPILITGEMKDDVLANLPELPQERVERYVKEYRIDKSLAETLVNDERDELFEELIARGVKPSMAASILVVVLKGLKKEAPIENITDDHIRGAFDLYLSGKIAKEAFEEIFKELAKSPEKSAAQVAEEKGLTLLSEEEVERIIDEVVQANIEVIKAKGMGAMGMVMGRAMAKLRGRADGKLVSSLVRKKIQELS, from the coding sequence ATGACCGAGAAGTTCAACTACGAGGAGCTTGGCCTCAAGGTGGGCCTTGAGATACACAGGCAGCTCGACACGAAGAGGCTGTTCTCCCCGGTCCCCAGCGAGATGAGCGACGAGGTGGACTTCACGTTCCAGCGCAGGCTCAGGCCGACGATAAGCGAGCTGGGTGAAATCGACCCGGCCGCCCTTGAGGAGTTCAAGAAGGGAAAAACCTACATCTACGAGGGCAACTACAGGCTGGCGGACCTCGTTTACATGGATGAGGAGCCTCCCCACATGCCGGACGAGGAGGCGCTCAGGGTTTCCCTCCAGATAAGCTACCTCCTCAACGCAACCCCCGTTGACGAGGTTCACTTCATGCGCAAGATAGTCATAGACGGCTCCAACGTCTCCGGCTTCCAGAGAACCGCGATAATAGCCATGAACGGAAAGGTGGACACCCCCTGGGGAAGCGTCGGCATTCCGACGATCTGCCTTGAGGAGGACGCGTGCCGCATCGTCGAGAGGGGAGAGAAGGAGGTCATCTACCGCCTCGACCGCTTAGGCATTCCGCTGGTGGAGATAAGCACCACCCCGGATATACACCACCCGGAGCAGGCAAAGGTCGTCGCGAAGTACATCGGCGACGCGCTCAGGGCCACCAGAAAGGTCAAACGCGGTCTCGGAACCATCAGGCAGGACCTGAACGTTTCCATCAGGGGCGGGGCAAGGGTTGAGATCAAAGGTGTCCAGGAGCTGGACATGATTCCCCTCATCATCGAGCGCGAGATAGAGAGACAGGTGAACCTGCTCAAAATACGCGAGGAGCTGAGGAATCGCGGGGTCAGGCCAGATGACATAACGGAGGAGTTCCACGACGTCACAGAGATATTCCAGAACACCGGCTCGAAGATAATCGCCCGCACCGTAAAGAAGGGCGGAAAGGTTCTCGCCGTTAAGCTCCCCAAGTTCCGCGGCCTGATCGGGAAGGAGATACAGCCCGGCAGGCGCCTGGGCACCGAGATGGCGGACAGGGCCAAGAAGTACGTAAAGGGAATCTTCCACATCGATGAACTGCCTAACTATGGAATTACAGAATTAGAGGTTAATGCAGTTATCGAAAAACTTGGTCTCGGAGAGAAGGATGCCTTCGTTCTCGTCGCGGCCGAGGAGGAGACCGCGAAGAACGCCCTCCGGGAGGTTCTCCAGCGCGCGAGGGAGGCCATCGAGGGCGTTCCTGAGGAGACCAGGAGGGCCCTGCCGGACGGCAACACCCAGTACATGCGCCCGCTCCCGGGCAAGGCTAGGATGTATCCGGAAACGGACATACCGCCCATACTGATAACCGGCGAGATGAAGGACGATGTACTGGCGAACCTGCCCGAGCTCCCGCAGGAGCGCGTCGAGCGCTATGTGAAGGAGTATAGGATAGACAAAAGCTTAGCAGAAACCCTGGTGAACGACGAGCGCGACGAGCTCTTCGAGGAGCTGATAGCTAGGGGCGTCAAGCCCTCCATGGCCGCCTCAATCCTCGTGGTGGTCCTCAAGGGACTCAAGAAGGAGGCACCCATCGAGAACATCACAGATGACCACATCAGGGGGGCCTTTGACCTCTACCTCAGCGGAAAGATAGCCAAGGAGGCCTTCGAGGAGATATTCAAGGAGCTGGCGAAGAGTCCGGAGAAGAGCGCCGCCCAGGTGGCCGAGGAGAAGGGCCTCACCCTCCTCAGCGAGGAAGAGGTCGAGAGGATAATAGACGAGGTCGTTCAGGCGAACATCGAAGTCATCAAGGCCAAGGGAATGGGCGCGATGGGAATGGTCATGGGCAGGGCAATGGCGAAGCTCCGCGGAAGGGCGGACGGAAAGCTCGTCAGCTCGCTCGTGAGGAAGAAGATTCAGGAGCTGAGCTGA
- a CDS encoding type II toxin-antitoxin system VapC family toxin has protein sequence MSTFSREPVMVDSNVWIDYLLGEKRGTELMESLASEYLLAVTPTIYGEVAFQLLARNYTKLTGSYKFYSLRKELAKNPELYKPVETFDELLDSLFASNVLIFLDENWEIMHISRDIRKKFGLLPNDSLIVSACEYYGISKIATFDDDFLRTPLEVLR, from the coding sequence ATGAGCACATTCTCAAGAGAGCCGGTGATGGTTGATTCAAACGTCTGGATAGACTACCTGCTCGGGGAGAAACGCGGAACTGAACTAATGGAGAGCCTGGCCAGTGAGTACCTCCTCGCGGTGACCCCAACGATATACGGGGAGGTTGCTTTTCAGTTGCTTGCAAGGAACTATACGAAACTAACCGGAAGCTACAAGTTCTACTCGCTTAGAAAGGAGCTCGCCAAGAATCCCGAACTCTACAAGCCCGTGGAGACCTTTGATGAACTCCTTGATTCCCTTTTTGCCTCGAATGTTTTGATTTTTCTCGACGAGAACTGGGAGATAATGCACATCTCCCGGGATATCCGCAAAAAATTTGGCCTGCTTCCAAACGATTCCCTGATCGTATCCGCCTGTGAGTATTATGGGATAAGCAAGATTGCAACCTTTGATGACGACTTTTTGAGAACCCCTCTGGAGGTGTTAAGATGA
- a CDS encoding MinD/ParA family protein: MALIVVTGRGGAGKTMTTANLSTFLAMREYRVLAVDGDLYLPNLGFHFALDTVRYTLHSLLKNPDIDPEWAIYRHPHTGVHVLPGSTQLQDVLGISPRRLVDILDRVKYKFGVVFVDSPTGIPFDTLPTFEVANYQLIVVEIERSPIYSFETMVENEIEKLKALGERYGLNIGVILNKVRESADVVDKIVEAVEEDLDVPVLGWIPFDYNVPESINVGVPIVKYDPDSDASIAFREAGEVLEEWIFG; this comes from the coding sequence ATGGCGCTCATAGTAGTGACCGGCAGGGGCGGTGCCGGAAAAACCATGACAACGGCAAATCTCAGTACGTTTCTTGCCATGCGAGAGTATCGCGTTCTAGCGGTTGACGGCGACCTGTATCTCCCCAACCTTGGCTTCCACTTTGCCCTTGACACGGTTAGGTATACCCTTCACTCGCTCCTGAAGAACCCAGATATAGACCCCGAATGGGCGATTTACCGGCATCCCCACACCGGAGTTCATGTGCTCCCTGGAAGCACCCAGCTCCAGGACGTTCTGGGCATCTCCCCGAGGAGACTTGTGGACATTCTGGACAGGGTGAAGTATAAGTTCGGCGTTGTCTTCGTTGATTCGCCCACGGGCATACCGTTCGATACCCTCCCGACTTTTGAGGTCGCAAACTATCAGCTCATAGTTGTCGAGATAGAGCGCTCGCCCATATACTCCTTCGAAACGATGGTTGAGAACGAGATAGAGAAGCTGAAGGCACTCGGCGAGAGGTACGGTCTCAATATCGGTGTGATCTTGAACAAGGTTCGTGAGTCCGCGGACGTTGTGGATAAAATCGTTGAGGCGGTCGAGGAGGATCTTGATGTCCCGGTTCTCGGGTGGATACCCTTTGACTACAACGTCCCTGAGTCCATCAACGTTGGAGTGCCCATAGTTAAGTATGACCCTGATAGCGATGCCTCGATAGCATTCCGGGAAGCCGGAGAGGTGCTTGAGGAGTGGATATTCGGCTGA
- the pheT gene encoding phenylalanine--tRNA ligase subunit beta gives MPKFDVSKADLERLVGKEFSVEEWEDLFLYAKCELDDVWEDDGGIYFKADSKDTNRPDLWSAEGIARQIRWALGFQKGLPEYKVEDSGVTVYVDEKLKDIRPYGLYAIVEGLSLDEEALKQMINLQEKVALTFGRRRREVAIGVFDFDKIKPPIYYRAAEKTERFVPLGFEEEMTLEEILEKHEKGREHGHLIRDKPYYPLLADSEGKVLSMPPIINSEITGRVTPETRNVFIDVTGWDLNKVMLALNVVVTALAERGGKIKSVKVVYPDFEIRTPDLTPKEFEVELDYIKRLTGLELSDGEIKDLLERMMYSVELVDGRARLRYPAFRDDIMHARDVLEDVLIAYGYNEMEPEEPELAVQGRGDKFIEFEDAVRELMVGYGLQEVMTFNLTNRESQYGKMLLEPGEDRFSHPPAELVEIENPISPKWSALRVWLIPSLLDFLSQNTHEEYPQRIFEVGKATLIDESRETKTVSESKVAVALAHPRVTFTEAKEILESVMHHLGFTYELEGVDHPSFIPGRAGKIVVEGKPIGIIGEIHPAVLENWGIEMPVAAFEMFLRPLYRAPYL, from the coding sequence ATGCCGAAGTTCGACGTTTCCAAGGCTGACCTTGAGAGGCTGGTCGGAAAGGAATTCAGCGTTGAGGAGTGGGAAGACCTCTTCCTCTACGCGAAGTGCGAGCTGGACGACGTCTGGGAGGATGACGGTGGAATCTACTTCAAGGCGGACTCGAAGGACACCAACAGGCCCGACCTCTGGAGCGCTGAGGGAATAGCGAGGCAGATCCGCTGGGCGCTCGGCTTCCAGAAGGGCCTTCCGGAGTACAAAGTGGAAGACAGCGGCGTAACGGTTTACGTTGATGAGAAGCTGAAGGACATCCGCCCCTACGGTCTCTACGCCATCGTTGAGGGGCTGAGCCTCGACGAGGAGGCACTCAAGCAGATGATTAACCTCCAGGAAAAGGTCGCCCTAACGTTCGGAAGGAGGAGGAGAGAGGTAGCGATAGGCGTCTTCGACTTCGACAAGATAAAGCCGCCGATATACTACCGCGCCGCCGAGAAGACGGAGCGGTTCGTTCCGCTGGGCTTCGAGGAGGAGATGACGCTCGAGGAGATACTCGAGAAGCACGAAAAGGGCAGGGAACACGGCCACCTGATCAGGGACAAACCCTATTATCCGCTCCTCGCTGACAGCGAGGGCAAGGTTCTCTCGATGCCCCCGATTATAAACTCCGAGATAACCGGCAGGGTGACCCCGGAAACGAGAAACGTCTTCATCGACGTGACCGGATGGGACCTGAACAAAGTCATGCTCGCCCTCAACGTCGTCGTAACGGCTTTAGCCGAACGCGGCGGGAAGATAAAGAGCGTTAAGGTCGTCTATCCGGACTTCGAGATCAGGACCCCCGACCTCACCCCGAAGGAGTTCGAGGTCGAGCTTGACTACATCAAGAGGCTCACCGGCCTCGAGCTGAGTGACGGGGAGATCAAAGACCTCCTTGAGAGGATGATGTACAGCGTCGAACTCGTCGACGGCAGAGCAAGACTCCGCTACCCGGCCTTCCGCGACGACATAATGCACGCCCGCGACGTCCTGGAGGACGTGCTCATAGCCTACGGGTACAACGAAATGGAGCCGGAGGAGCCGGAGCTGGCCGTCCAGGGAAGGGGCGACAAGTTCATCGAGTTCGAGGACGCCGTCAGGGAGCTCATGGTCGGCTACGGCCTCCAGGAGGTCATGACCTTCAACCTGACGAACAGGGAATCCCAGTACGGAAAGATGCTGCTCGAACCCGGTGAGGACCGCTTCAGCCACCCGCCCGCGGAGCTCGTTGAGATAGAGAACCCCATAAGCCCCAAGTGGTCCGCCCTGAGGGTCTGGCTCATCCCGAGCCTCCTCGATTTCCTGAGCCAGAACACCCACGAGGAGTACCCGCAGAGAATCTTTGAGGTCGGGAAGGCCACGCTCATAGACGAGAGCAGGGAGACCAAAACTGTCAGTGAGAGCAAGGTCGCCGTCGCCCTCGCCCACCCGCGCGTTACCTTCACCGAGGCCAAGGAAATACTCGAGAGCGTGATGCACCACCTAGGCTTCACATACGAGCTCGAGGGCGTTGATCACCCGAGCTTCATCCCGGGAAGGGCAGGAAAAATAGTCGTCGAAGGAAAACCGATCGGCATCATCGGGGAAATCCACCCGGCAGTCCTGGAAAACTGGGGAATAGAAATGCCCGTGGCGGCGTTTGAAATGTTCCTGAGGCCGCTCTATCGGGCGCCGTACCTCTAA
- a CDS encoding DEAD/DEAH box helicase, giving the protein MPTVTLRIPDGSALVWIEKADPQVYFKIYELLSYKRDFGKWEKPESLYDPYEKTFPVGVLPRVKKFLNCKGYRVRVKDERQVRGAKLNSTWNGNYSMRRYQERAVKKALREKMGVLALPVGSGKTIVGLRIIHELDLSALIVVHTKELLYQWADKVREVLGVEPGIVGDNKWDEKDVTIAMIQTLLSRGADKLQNEYAIVMFDECHRTSAAEKFYQLGLSLPQVYRFGLSATPWRRIRGEEIKIEAVVGPTIFEVRAEDLIKEKFLAKPRFEIITYESSMPSFSERYKELYEDMIMNNDERNRAVAEKAVELARKGHRVLIDVRRIEHGRILRKMLGEMGVKAEFLSSKSPNRWEILEAFKNGEIPVLISTLLKEGVDIPEISAIILAGGGKSDIMTIQTIGRALRPKKGMKAVIVDIQDDDPLLFTHFIERQKALKQYYGKYYDREMDSKLEESVTKKGRPRKRS; this is encoded by the coding sequence ATGCCTACGGTAACCCTCCGCATTCCCGATGGCTCCGCACTGGTTTGGATTGAGAAGGCAGATCCACAGGTGTATTTCAAAATCTACGAGCTGCTGAGCTACAAGAGGGACTTTGGCAAATGGGAAAAGCCGGAGAGCCTCTACGACCCCTACGAGAAGACGTTTCCCGTTGGAGTTCTCCCGAGGGTCAAGAAGTTTCTCAACTGCAAGGGATACCGCGTCCGCGTGAAGGACGAGCGGCAGGTCAGGGGTGCCAAGCTGAACTCCACGTGGAACGGGAACTACAGCATGCGCAGGTATCAGGAAAGGGCGGTTAAAAAGGCCCTCCGGGAGAAAATGGGGGTTCTGGCCCTTCCGGTTGGAAGCGGCAAGACCATCGTTGGGCTGAGGATAATCCACGAGCTCGACCTGTCTGCGTTGATAGTCGTCCACACGAAGGAACTCCTCTACCAGTGGGCGGACAAGGTTCGTGAGGTCCTGGGAGTCGAACCCGGCATCGTCGGGGACAACAAGTGGGACGAGAAAGACGTCACCATAGCCATGATACAGACCCTCCTGTCCAGGGGTGCCGACAAGCTCCAGAACGAATACGCGATAGTCATGTTCGACGAGTGCCACAGAACCTCCGCCGCCGAGAAGTTCTACCAGCTCGGCCTTTCGCTGCCCCAGGTATACCGCTTTGGCCTCTCCGCGACGCCCTGGAGGCGCATACGCGGTGAGGAGATTAAGATAGAGGCCGTCGTTGGGCCCACCATCTTCGAGGTTCGTGCGGAGGACCTCATAAAGGAAAAGTTCCTTGCGAAGCCGCGCTTTGAAATAATCACCTACGAGTCGAGCATGCCATCCTTCAGCGAGCGCTACAAGGAGCTGTACGAGGATATGATAATGAACAACGACGAGAGAAACCGGGCCGTGGCGGAAAAGGCCGTCGAGCTCGCCCGGAAGGGGCACCGCGTCCTCATCGACGTCAGAAGGATAGAGCACGGCAGGATACTCAGGAAGATGCTCGGTGAGATGGGCGTGAAGGCTGAGTTCCTGAGCTCAAAGAGCCCCAACCGCTGGGAGATACTTGAGGCGTTCAAGAACGGCGAGATTCCGGTTCTTATCTCGACACTCCTCAAGGAGGGCGTGGACATACCGGAGATTTCGGCGATAATACTCGCGGGAGGCGGCAAGAGCGATATCATGACGATTCAGACCATAGGCCGCGCCCTGAGGCCAAAGAAGGGAATGAAGGCCGTTATAGTTGACATTCAGGACGACGACCCCCTGCTCTTCACCCACTTCATCGAGCGGCAGAAGGCGCTCAAGCAGTACTACGGTAAATACTACGACAGGGAGATGGACTCAAAGCTCGAGGAGAGCGTCACCAAAAAGGGCCGCCCTCGTAAGCGCTCTTGA
- the tdh gene encoding L-threonine 3-dehydrogenase: MAEKMPAIMKTKPAYGAELVEVDVPKPGPGEVLIKVLATSICGTDLHIYEWNEWAQSRIKPPQIMGHEVAGEVIEVGPGVDTLEVGDYISAETHIVCGKCYACRHNRYHVCQNTKIFGVDMDGVFAEYAIVPAQNAWKNPKDMPPEYAALQEPLGNAVDTVLAGPIAGRSTLITGAGPLGLLGIAVAKASGAYPVIVSEPSEFRRELAKKVGADYVINPFEEDPVKAVMDITDGAGVEVFLEFSGAPKALEQGLAATTPGGRVSLLGLFPRDVTVDFNNLIIFKALEIHGITGRHLWETWYTVSSLIQSGRLNLDPVITHKYKGFEKFEEAFELMRAGKTGKVVFFPHKG; encoded by the coding sequence ATGGCTGAAAAGATGCCGGCTATCATGAAAACGAAGCCCGCTTACGGTGCTGAGCTCGTTGAGGTTGATGTTCCCAAGCCAGGGCCGGGCGAAGTCCTCATCAAAGTTCTCGCCACCAGCATATGCGGAACCGACCTCCACATCTACGAGTGGAACGAGTGGGCCCAGAGCAGGATCAAGCCGCCCCAAATCATGGGTCACGAGGTCGCCGGAGAGGTCATCGAAGTCGGACCCGGCGTTGACACCCTCGAGGTCGGCGACTACATAAGCGCCGAGACCCACATCGTCTGCGGAAAGTGCTACGCCTGCAGGCACAACCGCTACCACGTCTGCCAGAACACCAAGATATTCGGCGTTGACATGGACGGTGTTTTCGCCGAGTACGCGATAGTTCCCGCCCAGAACGCCTGGAAGAACCCGAAGGACATGCCCCCTGAGTACGCGGCGCTCCAGGAGCCGCTCGGCAACGCCGTCGATACTGTTCTGGCGGGACCGATAGCCGGAAGGAGCACCCTCATAACCGGTGCCGGCCCGCTCGGACTCCTTGGAATTGCCGTCGCAAAGGCATCCGGAGCGTACCCGGTTATCGTGAGCGAGCCGAGCGAGTTCAGGCGCGAGCTGGCCAAGAAGGTCGGTGCCGACTACGTCATCAACCCCTTCGAGGAGGATCCTGTCAAAGCTGTCATGGACATAACCGACGGCGCCGGTGTTGAGGTCTTCCTTGAGTTCAGCGGAGCGCCGAAGGCTCTGGAGCAGGGCCTGGCTGCCACCACCCCGGGGGGAAGGGTTTCCCTACTCGGCCTCTTCCCGAGGGACGTTACGGTGGACTTCAACAACTTGATCATCTTCAAGGCCCTCGAGATACACGGCATCACCGGAAGGCACCTCTGGGAGACCTGGTACACGGTCTCAAGCCTCATCCAGAGCGGCAGGCTCAACCTCGACCCGGTCATCACCCACAAGTACAAGGGCTTCGAGAAGTTCGAGGAAGCCTTTGAGCTGATGAGGGCAGGCAAGACCGGTAAGGTCGTGTTCTTCCCGCACAAGGGTTGA
- a CDS encoding phenylalanine--tRNA ligase subunit alpha → MELSYQEKLTLIKLSEVEKIKFEELVKRTGLDQVAVMRAVLGLQSKGLAKLHEKSERVVKLTETGRKYAEIGLPEWRALAVLKEKKKVTLDDLRDVLSEDELKPIVGLLRKEGWASVRKEDGKLVLEITEKGLGAEERPIDAALKLLTEKETVPLGEIERLIPVKELKRRKIAEEDSVTERLVEISPEGAELVKGGIELKEEVSNLTPELIKSGKWREVEFKRFNISAPVRRIYPGKKQPYRAFLDKIRRRLIEMGFIEMVSDSLIETQFWNFDALFQPQNHPARDWTDTYQLKYPKSGHLPMEELVASVKAAHEHGGDTGSRGWGYVWSPERAMLLMPRAHGTALSGRQLARGVEIPGKYFTIQRVFRPDVLDRTHLIEFNQVDGFVVGEDLNFRNLLGILKRFAVEIAGAKKVKFLPDYYPFTEPSVQMSAYHPELGWVEFGGAGIFREEMTKALGVDVPVIAWGIGIDRLAMFKLGIDDIRYLFSYDLRWLREARLVW, encoded by the coding sequence ATGGAGCTAAGCTACCAGGAGAAACTCACGCTCATAAAGCTCAGCGAAGTTGAAAAGATTAAATTCGAAGAGCTCGTCAAGAGAACCGGCCTTGATCAGGTTGCTGTTATGCGAGCGGTTCTCGGCCTTCAGAGCAAGGGGCTGGCGAAGCTCCACGAGAAAAGTGAGAGGGTTGTCAAGCTCACCGAGACCGGAAGAAAGTACGCGGAGATAGGCCTCCCTGAGTGGAGGGCGCTGGCGGTTTTGAAGGAAAAGAAAAAGGTAACCCTGGATGACCTGCGGGACGTTCTCAGCGAGGATGAGCTGAAACCAATAGTCGGCCTTCTGAGGAAGGAGGGCTGGGCGAGCGTTAGGAAGGAGGACGGGAAGTTAGTCCTCGAAATCACCGAGAAGGGGCTCGGCGCGGAAGAGAGGCCCATCGATGCCGCCCTCAAGCTCCTCACGGAGAAGGAGACCGTACCTCTAGGCGAGATTGAGAGACTCATTCCCGTTAAAGAGCTTAAGAGGAGGAAGATCGCGGAGGAAGATTCCGTTACCGAGAGGCTCGTCGAGATATCCCCCGAGGGAGCGGAGCTCGTGAAGGGGGGCATCGAGCTGAAGGAAGAGGTCTCCAACCTGACCCCCGAGCTGATAAAGTCCGGAAAATGGCGCGAGGTCGAGTTCAAGCGCTTCAACATCTCGGCCCCGGTTCGGAGGATTTACCCGGGCAAGAAGCAGCCGTACAGGGCCTTCCTCGACAAGATAAGGAGGAGACTTATCGAGATGGGATTCATCGAGATGGTCTCCGACAGCCTCATCGAGACCCAGTTCTGGAACTTTGACGCGCTCTTCCAGCCCCAGAACCACCCCGCCAGGGACTGGACCGATACCTACCAGCTCAAATACCCGAAGAGCGGCCACCTGCCCATGGAGGAACTCGTCGCCAGCGTCAAGGCCGCCCACGAGCACGGCGGCGATACGGGTTCCCGCGGCTGGGGCTACGTCTGGTCCCCGGAGAGGGCCATGCTCCTCATGCCGAGGGCACACGGTACCGCCCTGAGCGGCAGACAGCTCGCCAGGGGCGTTGAGATACCAGGCAAGTACTTCACGATACAGCGCGTCTTCCGCCCGGACGTCCTCGACAGGACCCACCTCATAGAGTTCAACCAGGTCGACGGCTTCGTCGTCGGCGAGGATTTGAACTTCAGGAACCTCCTCGGGATACTCAAGCGCTTCGCGGTGGAGATAGCCGGGGCAAAGAAGGTCAAGTTCCTGCCGGATTACTACCCGTTCACCGAGCCGAGCGTCCAGATGAGCGCCTACCACCCCGAGCTCGGCTGGGTTGAGTTCGGCGGTGCCGGAATCTTCCGTGAGGAGATGACGAAGGCCCTCGGAGTTGATGTCCCGGTCATAGCCTGGGGAATAGGAATCGACAGACTTGCTATGTTCAAACTCGGAATAGACGACATCCGCTACCTCTTCAGCTACGACCTGCGCTGGCTGAGGGAGGCGAGGCTGGTCTGGTGA